A window of Centropristis striata isolate RG_2023a ecotype Rhode Island chromosome 13, C.striata_1.0, whole genome shotgun sequence genomic DNA:
CATGTATCTGTATGTACATGCAGACCTGTGGGCAGACTTGTTCAGCCGGATTCATCTTTACAAAGCATCAGTCAAGGTTAATTAATCATACCGTGTGGTGTGATCCCTAATGCAATCTTTTAATAACTGCCGCGTGAGTACGGCTTACCGAATTCTGAATGCAGCACGGTCTGTTTGCAGCTGTCTGTTATCTGTAAGCAACCTTTGCACTGTCGGCGTAAACATTTTGATCAGCTACAGATGAGTTAGGGCGAACATGAACGAGTGTCTGGGTCATTGCAGCTCATCCACTTTCCCATAAGCCTCCTCGTCCCTGATGTGGTGTGATCAGCGTTCAGCTCCCACTGAGTTTTGTTTCCTTGACTGCTCATAATACCGTTCACTGTGGAGTGTGATTGGTAACTAATTAGCCGATATCTAATTATTATGTGCATCAGAGCATAGAGGATTCATCTATAATTACAGCTTCTCTCATGTCATTTTTCCCCCGTGCCATACCGTAAGCTGTACATGTATGAAGACATGTGACAGCCAACCCCctacccatccacccatctgcCCGGCCCCTGCCTCGCTCATGTCCCCTCGCTGAAACTCCCTGAGAGGCTGGGCTCTGGGCCTTGACCATTCAATCACCCTCTTTTCACTGGCAGTACAGTAACACTTTCACACACTGACATACCAAACATGAGTAACGAAGCCTCTAACCCCTGCACACTCGCTTCTTGGTGCTCTATCTGTGAGGTAAAAAGGGGGCTTTTTCAAGGTCACTGCACATTTAGGGAAACCTCAAAATAGCTGGAAATAGAATCAGACATTGACTAACAGCAACTCTCAGCAGATCCCAAGAGATAGAGAAAAGAGTATTAAATTCTGCTCGAGCCccggtgtgtttgtgtgtaacggTAATTACTACCATATATCAAGCTACAGGGGCAACAAATCTTTTAAGTACTGTAACATGCCTCATTTGGATCACACGCTGATGTGTAATGTACTTCCCGTTTCTTTATTGGTGTGTTAATAAATCAGTGCTTTAGAAATCAAACCAAATATAGACACTGATTGCATAGAAGAGTCAAACAATAGTCAATCAGCAGCACATTAAGACGGCTTCGATATATATTGGAATAAAAAACCCCACCCATAGTGGTTGTTCAtagaaatacattatttaaaattTATATTATGAAGATATAAGCCCAATTAGGTATTTTGAAGCTATTACTATCTTAAATATGGATTAATTTCATTTCAATCACTCTACAAAAGTAATATGAGGTATAATTACAGTGTACTGCCTATGTACCTCATTGGTGTAGGTCTCGTGACTATTTACTGCCCCCTTGTGGCATAAAGTTGGTACTCCAGGTGCAGAGTTGCATCCAATAGATTAAAATCAGTGTAAAAAATGACCAGGTAATAAAATCTAGGGTGGAGTAAACAATTTATTGATAACTTCCACAAACAAATCATCATTTTTACATACTGATTGCATTTatgattatttatataaaaaaatgttaaaacaatcaaattaattaaaaaccaaaacaacttgTTACatagacatgaaaaaaaagtaaaaagtattgTGTTGTGATTTAggcaatgcacacacacacacatatatatatatatatatatatatatacatatatatatatatatatatatatatatatatacataaaatgcaactaaaatggaaaagaaaaaaacatactcTTGATGCATTGCCTCATTAAAAGCATAATGTTCTAAGGTATAGTAtgatgtataatataatataatgaggtataatataatatagaacattatatataatagcAGATTTACTTTATAGTTAAGTtcatgtatatgtatttatatgtgtgtgtgtgtgtgtgtgtgtatatattattattattattatttttatttatttatttatttatttatttatatcacagttgtgtgtgtggtacatTTTCTGACTGGTCCACCCAGCCTTTGGTCAAGTCATGCAATTAATATTCTCAGGAGCAAACCacccatgtttgtttgtttgtttgtttgttactaATGTTCCTTTAAATGTTATAACCCAAATTAATATGTTATCTGACTCATCTAATTTAATTcacgtaaatcaaagaatatgcTAAAAGCGATGCATAGACAACACCAGTTTCCTCTGTGATTGTCTAATATTTCTGGAAAGAAAACctaatgtcataaaaatgttttaacggtgtgttaaaagtacaaaattcagcaatattttcttacattgttaaaaaaaaatcccagcatGCTCATCAAGAGAGCAAAACAGTGTTGGACTTTCCAAAGGCAGTGTCAGTAAATGTACCACGACTGTGagaataatatatattgttattgttataatagtattattattattattattattattataatgatcagtttatatgttttttaatagtTCTTCATGTCGAGCAGTGACTTCTCGTAAGTGACCTGCAGTAAAGAAAAGCAATAACTGAATCAAACAATACAAAGATAAACGAACatatcaaacataaaaaaaatggcatagtaacagaaaatatatattaaagtataTATAGAAAGCTCTCCACTTACTGGTGGAGCACCTGCCGTCCTGGCCGGGGTCAGAGCCGCGCTTGTTCAccagagctgcagcttcacCTGTCATGTCAGAATCTTGGATTGTAGCTCTGGAGACAGCAACAACAAGGAATAGATACATGAGCCTCGGCACAGAAACAGCAAAGCTAAGTTAATGCTCGCTTTCTGAGCAGACGTCAGACAAGTTCTAAAGTTGAGATTGGCCCTTCAGATTTAGGGATGAGGGTGGGGGGGAGCAGTTCATAAAGTTACTCTTGACAGCTGTCCAAACAGCAGCAATGGGCACAAGAGATAAGGTATGAAGGAGAGTGGGACCGACAGAGATTTGTCTTTAATCTCAGTTATGAGTTCAAAGTGACAGAGAGCAAGAAGCAGTCTCACCCCTGATCTGACAGCAGTGCTTTCTCTTCATCAACACCATCTTCAGGACCACGATTCCCAAGAGCCCATCCATTGGGCCTCTCCCTGGTCCTGGAGAAGAATTCACAGCCAGTAAAAGATGGGCAAAGAAAAATCTCACAGTGAGTACTTCAGCTCGACATTtagcacattttttaaatgtttttttattctgcatcTGCACCTTTGGAATAAAATGAACTTGCATTTGATTTGAGATCAATCTATAGCTAGCAGCTACTCATTTTTAGACTATTTATACTCAGATATTTGGGAAATAGTTTAATCTGTCAGCTCAgcctgcaactaatgattatgtTCATCATCcattaattgtttggtctataaaatgtcagaaaatagtgaaaaatgtctttctcaGTGTCTCAAAGTCagggtgatgtctttaaatgtgttttgttagtCCAAGTCCCAAAGATATTCATGTTAATATAATGAATATTTCATATAGAACTAATGAGAAGTGATTAACTTCTCAGAGGCTATGTATAATAATCATCTCTACTAGAAGGCATTGTCACCTCATAGCcctaaaaacaaaagcaaaaaagagctgtaaatgtcattaaaaagactaaaactaaaaaaaaatgtgtcaactCAATTTATCTAAATTGTAACCCTACAGACTTACCTGACAGCATCTTCTCCTTTGTTGTTATTAATTCCTCCAGGATCATCCCTCTGGCTCCTGAGGCAGACAAACACAACAGTTTTTACACAATAGCCTTCATTTAACTcaaaatagcaataataataataataatagacactAATATTCCATCCAATACCAAAAGCTTACCTATTCATGGTTCGATCATAAGAGGCTCTGTTAGCATCTGGGGCACTTATGTCTCCACtgcaaaacaaataatacataaattgCACTGAATCTCTTGAGAGCAATCTCGTCCTCCATCTGCTCAATTAAAGGAACACCTAAACCCTCAAAGGAAAAAGGCTACAGAAGCAGAAGTAAACAATTCTCATTCTCACTTTTTAGTCGTTTGGATTGCCCCGTTGGTCAGGTTGTGGTCCAGACTGAAGGGTTGAGGAGTCTTACCATCAGCGTTGGGATCAATACTATGGAGACAAAGGTAGCTTTTAACAGATTACAGTCTAGACTTCCAATTGTTATTTAAAAAGGCTAACAAGAGGTCAGAATGGATAAAGACGTTTAATGGTAACTTGGCAGCCTGACCTGTCTACTTTCACACTTTCAGGTGTGTCATCTGGGTTGATATCATTCTGATCACTTCCATGTGGATGAGAGGCAGATATTTCACCCATTCTGTAATGACAAAGACCATATGAGGATTTTTCTATTTCATTGTTATGTGCTTCTCATTGTTAACTCACCTGATAACACCGTTACCAGCTATGACCTGCGGGACTCCATTTTCTTGAGGGCATCTTAAAGAgacattaacaacaacaaaaacaacattagaCAACTCTGAAAATGTCCAGGTAAAAATATCTGTATGGGGTAAGATAATTATTGTCATCAAAGTCAGTTTACTAGTTTCCAATTTACATTTCTCTAGAGCAGCTCAGCTGAAGCAAATATTTGGCAGGCAATATTGTGTTGCCATTGAACAACTCTCTGTTAATGTGACTGTGCACTGAACAggatttaaatatttgaaactTAATGatggaaatgtatttatgtgtgcAACAGTGCCAGCTGAAAAAAGTAAGCAAGTAAGACTGACATAAAAACTAAGACTGACCCAGTTTCTTGTGTCTCTTCCCTTTCTGCATTCTCCGTTTTGAGACAAGAGCAACTCCATAGGTATCTTAAAAACTTAGGAAGTGTAGCTGCACTGGGCTGCCTcctgacacaaaaaacaaaacaagaaaacaaataaaacatttctgaacCCAAACAAAATATGGTGCAAGTAGATAAAAGAGTTATCTCCAAGACACTTTCTCCAAGAAATGTAACTGCACCTTAACCAGATGACAATCACAATGAGCAGCACCACACCACCACACAGCACCACACCGACTGGATGACACACAACATGCAAACATGTCATCATCAAATGTCCATTTGAGTTATTTCACAGcaaataaattcatattattgattgcaaaattaaatatatttaaatatatatatatatatatatatatagtctatatacagtctatataGTCTATAGTCTATATACAATGTCACTCAGGAAACTTTAACTCACTGATGATGCCCCATGGGATTGATGGATCAGGATTCTTCAGCTTAACTGTAAAAGCCCGGCAGATCTCTTGCTTAATGTGATCTCCCTAAAAAGCAGGGTAGAttacatatttcacatttacaACAAATTACATTAATGTGACTTGTATTGACCAAATTCatagattaaaataaatggagaCTCACCTCATAAACTGTGCATCCAACTTTCAGGTATTGACAGTCTCTTGTAACTATCGATTGGTCGTTTGCTTTAAATACTTTATCTGAAATCTGAAAAGTCTGGGTGCCAACTTTACGAATAGCAATGGTAATATTCTGTTGGGAAAATAATAGAACGTTTGCTTTGATTGACTGCAATCACAACACTCATGGACAGAAAATTTCActttctctttatttctttctcttcttgtctgtctttctttaaaCACATAGTAAAGGatcataaaaacaattaaacaatttaaaaacaaaactatagaCTACTACAGAGAGTCAAAGCAAATCAAAATACCTGATAATTTGACACGACAACCTCACTTTTCTCGGGACAGCCATGTGGAAACTGGAAACCCCCTTCTGTCTTTATGTCATTACAGGAAGTGTTTTCCTGAAGGCATCCTGTGAAACAATCGTTGTACAGTGtatcattaatatatatatgtaacaaaTTAATTCTCTATAAACATCATATAATAGCAACAGGACCAGCTTTTGCTGTTATTACAAGATTCCAGCAGGCAGCTCACCGTTACcggaaataaagaataaaacactgaaaaacagaagaaaatggaAACAAACTACATATTTATAATATGCAAACTGTTACCTTGTGTTATGTTGAACAAGAATGGCACAATCACGAATCCAATTCCCCAGATTTTACGAATCATTATGTCGAGAGAAGAGAGACACACACGCAGACTCTAAACCTCAGCCGGACTAAGCTAAATAAGGAAGTGACTAGCAGGAAGTGAATTCTGCCTTCTGAATTCTGTCTGAAGACAAGTGGGCTTGTCTAAGCCAAATGTAAAAGGTAATTCAAGGACACAGCTGTGCTATGACATGTGATTTATAGTTAGTTTCAAGATACGTTTTTcctcatttatattaaaatcacTATATACAGTCAGGGAAAGCTGCTGTAAGTGCCCGCTGTCTTAGTTGTGCTCATAATACAGTCACTCATCTCACCGACATTAACTGGTATCACTCAGCTAATAAACTCAAGATATATGTGACAGTGCCAGGGCTTTATGCCAAATTACCCTAAATTGTGATCCTATTAGTTAAACAACAACGTACCAAAGGCTCCTGCTGTTGGACTTTGTAATTGTACACAGCAAACACAAGGGGAGGCCCTCGTCCTGCAGGTCAGAGACACTTACGGAACAGACCGCCCTCTTCAGACACAATATCACCACAGGGCTTTTATTTCATTCTAGATTAAAGAAATTACGAGATAACGACGTCCTGCAGCCAAGTAAAGTTTGTAATGTTGCAGGAAGTTTTTACCACTCAGGTggatgcatttgtttttatccGTGTTTCTGTTGTATATTATTCTCCTGTTATCTTTAAAGGTGGGTGGTGGACAGAGGACGGCAGTTCTAACCCTGAGAGAACAGAGGGCAGTGAGTACTCAAAGAGGCCTCTGTCAtttccctttcacacacacacatacacacatacacacaatgcaAGGATAAAGCAGAAGCCGCCATGCTGCAGCACGCTTCATTTACACTGCATCTTCTCTGGTCCACCGAGAAAACACAGACCATCGTCTGTGTCACTCAATATGggcctctctctatctctcaaCTCCGTCTActtcctctctgtccctctctgcgTCCCCTTTGCCCTTCACTGTCAGTCTTACACTGCAAAAGCCCACCAGCACAGTGAACAAGACAAGTGTCCAAAACATACTCTCAAGTTTGCACCTTAAACATGATTATCGCATTGGCTTCGATGTGGGAAAAGATTTCGAGGCCAAGCAGATTTACTTATTAGCCAATTTGGTGACTAACCAGTTTATCAGTCTTGATAGCTTTATCACTTCTTGGCGAGACTCTTATTGAGTAAGAACGACAGCATCACAACAAGCCTAAATGAGACAGTAAATGGACTTGGCTCTGCTTCCCCTGGTGGGACGCTGTGTGGAAGTGGACTTGTCCAATCATCTGATCCATTTTCCATAGATATCAAGTGACAGTGGGAGGCTTGGATTTCCTACCATCCCTCTCCATATCCACAGAGCCCCTGCataaacagaggagaggagcgaTGACGCAGGAcagcctgaaaacacacacaaagctcaGAACATGCATGTCCCTCGGCCCACACTCCCACAAACACTATGTATCTTGTTCCTCAAAGAAGGAGTAAATTCCAGCCAGTCTAAACAGGACTTTTAGGGTAAATAATTACAATTCTTCTGCTTTGAAtcctctctccatctgtctcaaCTCTTCCCTTCTTGTTCCGCTCATAAGAGCGGTGATGAGAGATAAACAGCTCTCTTCCCGTCTCACTGCCACCCCCTCAATCCCTCATTCTCTCTCCATGTGTGGATGAGGGTAAAGAGTTTGAAAGGTAGAGTTTTGGCTCTGgtgtaagatttttttttaaaggacaggGTTTGAATTAACCCCCATAAAGTTTGTCCAATTCACCATTATGAATCcaagtttaaaacaaaaactgggtGCACTATTCAGAGCGTGTGAGTTGTGGAGTCAAAGCTGAGGCAAAGCAACACCCTGAGAATCCTGAGTGGCTCAGAAACAATAGTTTTGGCTGCTCGACACCCTGCTTGGCTTGAGTTTGGGTAGCTCCACAACGGTTTCTAAATCCACCCGGTAGAAAGTCGACCGCAACCAAAACAGCATATACAGGCCAGGAGTGACTCCTTTTAAGAAAACAGTATCGTGTTCACACCCTGACAGTGAGAGTTTTAAACTTTCTCTATAGATAACACATTTTCTTGTTATATTATTCAAGCAGAGAGCAACACCACAGGCAATTACAAGGCATTTTCCCTGAACCTCAACCTTAGAAGTGATTGAACCACGTTTAGGAAAAGCTTTCAGTCACTAGGGGTGCTTTAAAGTAAAATGGTAATAAGCATAATCCCTCACTCTGAGTGTAAGACCAAAGGAGGAGCGAGTTTAGAGAAATCGGGCTGGGATAGTTACAGATACTTGGTCTGTCCAGTCGGCTCAGTGTGAAGCCTGAAACCCCCATTGGCACAGGTTGGACATCACAAAGGGACATCTAAACGCTGCCAGAACAGGAAGTAGCTATAGATAGGGTTTCTTCAGCTCTTTCAAACATCTAAAATCCATTAATATGAGGTGTAAGCCTTGGAATTTCTTTTACTATTTCTACAGGTCTTTATTGAACAATGATGCTAACATTAATGTTGCATTAACTTTAGTCTcacttttaaatttgtttttgatcaagcacaaacaaaactacaaaatgaaACCAACAAGGAACCAATAACCACTAATCATGGATGGCTTAGCAAATATGTCCACCAGGCACGGGTGTAGGGGCCCAAAGACAAGAGATGTGGGCTAACATGGCGTTACCTCTCGTCAAACAAATATCTCCTCCTTCAAGTAAAAAAGGGGGGAGTTAGTTGCAGAAAAAggatagtttaaaaaaaggaggaaataaatagaatagaatatctttattgtcattgtaacaAGTACAAAGGGATTTAAAAGTGCCATTTCATCTGTGCAACATATAAAAGcaatcaataaaacatataaataaaagctgctaaaaaaa
This region includes:
- the LOC131983562 gene encoding uncharacterized protein LOC131983562, which gives rise to MIRKIWGIGFVIVPFLFNITQGCLQENTSCNDIKTEGGFQFPHGCPEKSEVVVSNYQNITIAIRKVGTQTFQISDKVFKANDQSIVTRDCQYLKVGCTVYEGDHIKQEICRAFTVKLKNPDPSIPWGIIIGVVLCGGVVLLIVIVIWLRRQPSAATLPKFLRYLWSCSCLKTENAEREETQETGCPQENGVPQVIAGNGVIRMGEISASHPHGSDQNDINPDDTPESVKVDSIDPNADGKTPQPFSLDHNLTNGAIQTTKNGDISAPDANRASYDRTMNRSQRDDPGGINNNKGEDAVRTRERPNGWALGNRGPEDGVDEEKALLSDQGATIQDSDMTGEAAALVNKRGSDPGQDGRCSTSHLREVTARHEELLKNI